From Flavobacterium sp. 102, a single genomic window includes:
- the trxA gene encoding thioredoxin: MALAITDATFDEVVLKSDKPVVVDFWAAWCGPCRMVGPVIDEISSEYEGKAVVGKVDVDANQEFAAKYGVRNIPTVLVFQNGEVVGRQVGVAPKKTYTDAIDALL, translated from the coding sequence ATGGCTTTAGCAATTACAGATGCTACTTTTGACGAAGTAGTATTAAAATCAGATAAACCGGTAGTAGTAGATTTTTGGGCAGCTTGGTGTGGTCCATGTCGCATGGTTGGTCCGGTTATCGACGAAATATCTTCAGAATACGAAGGGAAAGCAGTCGTTGGAAAAGTTGACGTTGATGCAAACCAAGAGTTCGCTGCCAAATATGGCGTTCGTAACATTCCAACAGTATTGGTTTTCCAAAACGGAGAAGTAGTAGGACGTCAAGTAGGCGTTGCTCCTAAAAAGACTTATACTGATGCTATCGATGCATTGTTGTAA
- a CDS encoding DUF58 domain-containing protein has translation MKIEEQKELVSGFKHLELLANQVVEGFISGMHKSPFHGFSAEFAEHKVYNAGESTKHIDWKLFAKTDRLYTKKFEEETNLRCHLIIDNSSSMHYPKLKSDVPFYHNKIGFSVLASAVLMNLLKKQRDAVGLSVYSDAYEYYAPEKGSDRHHRMILNTLENLLEKPKESKNTDTVTFLHQIAEKIHRRSMIILFTDMFQTGNNEALFNALQHLKHNKHKVVVFHVIDKKTEINFNFDNAPRKFIDLETGEAINIFADTVKEAYEEKVNDYFKSLAMTCAQNKIKYVPVAVEESFEKILTTYLVEKQMFG, from the coding sequence ATGAAGATTGAAGAACAAAAAGAACTCGTTTCCGGATTTAAACATCTCGAATTACTGGCCAATCAAGTAGTGGAAGGATTTATTTCTGGCATGCACAAATCACCATTTCATGGTTTTTCGGCCGAATTTGCGGAGCATAAAGTCTATAATGCAGGCGAAAGTACTAAGCATATCGATTGGAAATTATTTGCCAAAACGGACCGATTGTACACCAAAAAATTTGAAGAAGAAACCAACCTTCGTTGTCATTTGATTATCGACAATTCGTCTTCAATGCATTATCCGAAGTTGAAAAGTGACGTACCATTTTACCACAATAAAATTGGTTTTTCAGTATTGGCTTCAGCCGTTTTAATGAATTTATTGAAGAAACAACGCGATGCCGTTGGACTAAGTGTCTATTCGGATGCCTATGAATATTACGCGCCCGAAAAAGGTAGTGATCGTCATCATCGTATGATTTTAAATACTTTGGAGAATCTTTTAGAGAAACCAAAGGAATCTAAAAACACCGATACCGTTACCTTTTTACATCAAATAGCCGAAAAGATTCACCGTCGTTCGATGATAATCTTGTTTACCGATATGTTTCAAACGGGTAATAATGAAGCGCTTTTTAATGCGTTACAACATTTGAAACACAACAAACATAAAGTGGTTGTCTTTCACGTAATTGATAAAAAAACGGAAATCAACTTCAATTTCGACAATGCGCCGAGGAAATTCATCGATTTAGAAACCGGTGAAGCCATTAATATTTTTGCCGATACGGTAAAAGAAGCCTACGAAGAAAAGGTTAATGACTATTTCAAATCTTTAGCGATGACTTGTGCGCAAAACAAAATTAAGTATGTTCCGGTCGCTGTAGAGGAAAGTTTTGAAAAAATTTTAACGACATACTTGGTTGAAAAACAAATGTTTGGTTAG
- a CDS encoding site-specific integrase has translation MINNNLKILFLLDKVKTNKQGNAPIRCRLTFNKKRKIFSTGLFINPRYWYSESQIAKPPNDDNIYINTQLSLIKQKVNQAFLFLQVNNADFTLDDLFSQYKGVPTQKEMALVEVYNLYLQRIKRLIDKEIKLVTYKKYEESLTHLKDFIRWKFKASDIKISALKSSFITEYEYFLKVEKNLQISTLNKAIQRFRKVLFYAISQNHLDKDPFMFYKAKRLKKEVVYLDNVELEKLENHLFEIKRVKQIKDLFIFCCYTGLGFTEMRNLKTSDIVEGFDSELWIDIKRNKTQRSYRVPLLKKAKSIIDIYQSDSNEFVFPRMSNPKFNAYLKEIANIVGIEKNLTHHIARKTFASTVLLFNDVPMEIVSELLGHSKMSTTQEYYAKVVNKKVSQEMIRLASKINK, from the coding sequence ATGATTAACAACAATTTAAAAATCTTGTTTTTATTGGATAAAGTTAAAACCAATAAACAAGGAAATGCACCTATTAGATGTAGGTTGACATTTAATAAAAAGAGGAAAATATTTTCCACTGGATTATTTATTAATCCGAGATACTGGTATAGTGAATCACAGATTGCTAAACCACCTAATGATGATAATATTTACATCAACACGCAACTAAGCCTGATTAAACAAAAAGTTAATCAGGCTTTTTTATTTCTACAAGTTAACAATGCAGACTTTACTTTAGATGATTTATTTAGTCAATACAAAGGGGTTCCGACTCAAAAAGAAATGGCATTAGTTGAAGTATACAATCTATATCTTCAAAGAATAAAAAGACTAATTGATAAAGAAATTAAACTTGTGACATACAAAAAGTATGAGGAATCCTTAACTCATTTAAAAGATTTCATAAGATGGAAGTTCAAGGCCTCAGATATCAAAATAAGCGCTCTTAAATCAAGCTTTATAACTGAATATGAATATTTCCTCAAAGTTGAGAAAAACCTTCAGATAAGCACTTTAAATAAGGCTATACAGAGGTTTAGAAAGGTTTTATTCTATGCTATTAGCCAAAATCATTTAGACAAAGATCCTTTCATGTTTTATAAAGCAAAAAGATTGAAAAAAGAAGTTGTTTATCTTGACAATGTCGAATTGGAAAAGCTTGAGAACCATTTATTTGAAATTAAAAGAGTAAAACAAATAAAAGACTTATTTATTTTTTGCTGTTACACTGGACTTGGATTTACTGAAATGAGAAATTTAAAGACAAGTGATATAGTTGAAGGCTTTGACTCTGAGTTATGGATTGATATCAAAAGAAATAAAACTCAAAGAAGCTACAGAGTTCCTTTACTTAAAAAAGCCAAAAGTATCATAGATATTTATCAATCAGATTCAAATGAGTTTGTGTTTCCTAGAATGTCAAACCCTAAGTTTAACGCATATCTTAAAGAAATTGCAAACATCGTTGGGATTGAAAAGAATCTAACTCATCATATTGCAAGAAAAACATTCGCATCAACAGTTTTGCTCTTTAACGATGTTCCAATGGAAATTGTTTCAGAATTATTAGGGCATTCAAAAATGAGTACAACTCAAGAATATTATGCCAAGGTTGTAAATAAAAAAGTGAGCCAAGAAATGATAAGGTTGGCATCTAAAATAAATAAGTAA